The Camelina sativa cultivar DH55 chromosome 14, Cs, whole genome shotgun sequence genome includes a window with the following:
- the LOC104742537 gene encoding uncharacterized protein LOC104742537: MRALAAARPPFADLPSLVRSWLPPSSFRTFASVPSDSDLRNQSRGGLPRFFSDDLPSCKGGSVRVQGSEFWHMAKVLRLKQEDRVELFNGKGGLVEGCIQSIDKTGVDFIAQEDQKVILPQGMQWQVFAAFGTLKGGRADWLIEKCTELGASSVTPLLTERSSIISENRVDRLERVSFAAAKQCQRLHQMVLNPPIKFDTLLDHISKSKLCLVATAEATPLLNAVNSSPKETSGVLIVGPEGDFTKKEVDMMLEAGGTAVGLGPHRLRVETAAIALLATLVMWSDSQEPV, translated from the exons ATGAGAGCCCTGGCGGCTGCACGGCCACCGTTTGCCGATTTGCCGAGTCTTGTTCGTTCATGGCTTCCACCTTCCAGCTTCAGGACGTTTGCTTCTGTACCTTCGGATTCAGACCTTAGGAATCAATCTCGCGGTGGCCTTCCTCGGTTCTTCTCCGATGATCTTCCGTCTTGCAAG GGTGGAAGTGTTCGTGTTCAAGGCTCTGAGTTTTGGCATATGGCTAAAGTTCTAAGACTGAAACAGGAGGACAG GGTAGAACTCTTTAATGGCAAAGGAGGCTTGGTAGAAGGTTGTATACAAAGCATAGACAAAACTGGAGTTGATTTTATCGCACAAGAAGATCAGAAGGTGATTCTTCCTCAGGGCATGCAGTGGCAGGTGTTTGCAGCTTTTG GCACTCTGAAGGGTGGTCGAGCAGATTGGCTAATTGAGAAATGTACA GAACTTGGAGCGAGTAGTGTCACCCCACTTTTAACAGAAAGATCTTCCATAATCTCCGAAAACCGGGTTGACAGATTGGAACGCGTTAGTTTTGCTGCGGCTAAGCAAT GCCAAAGGCTACATCAGATGGTACTGAACCCTCCAATCAAATTTGATACCCTCTTAGATCAT ATTTCCAAGTCGAAGTTATGTTTGGTTGCTACAGCCGAAGCTACACCTCTCCTTAATGCAGTAAACTCGTCACCAAAAGAAACCAGTGGAGTATTAATCGTTGGACCAGAAGGCG ACTTCACGAAGAAAGAGGTGGATATGATGTTGGAAGCAGGCGGTACAGCGGTTGGACTTGGGCCGCATCGGTTGCGAGTTGAGACCGCAGCTATCGCTCTTCTTGCAACTCTAGTGATGTGGTCTGACTCTCAAGAGCCGGTCTAA
- the LOC104742538 gene encoding tubulin alpha-6 chain-like — protein MRECISIHIGQAGIQVGNACWELYCLEHGIQPDGQMPGDKTVGGGDDAFNTFFSETGAGKHVPRAVFVDLEPTVIDEVRTGTYRQLFHPEQLISGKEDAANNFARGHYTIGKEIVDLCLDRIRKLADNCTGLQGFLVFNAVGGGTGSGLGSLLLERLSVDYGKKSKLGFTVYPSPQVSTSVVEPYNSVLSTHSLLEHTDVSILLDNEAIYDICRRSLSIERPTYTNLNRLVSQVISSLTASLRFDGALNVDVTEFQTNLVPYPRIHFMLSSYAPVISAEKAFHEQLSVAEITNSAFEPASMMAKCDPRHGKYMACCLMYRGDVVPKDVNAAVGTIKNKRTIQFVDWCPTGFKCGINYQPPTVVPGGDLAKVQRAVCMISNSTSVAEVFSRIDHKFDLMYAKRAFVHWYVGEGMEEGEFSEAREDLAALEKDYEEVGAEGGDDEDDEGEEY, from the exons ATGAGAGAGTGCATCTCGATCCACATTGGTCAGGCTGGTATCCAGGTCGGAAACGCTTGCTGGGAGCTTTACTGCCTTGAACATGGCATTCAG CCTGATGGCCAGATGCCGGGTGACAAGACTGTTGGCGGAGGTGACGATGCTTTCAACACCTTCTTCAGTGAAACCGGTGCAGGGAAGCACGTCCCACGTGCTGTCTTTGTTGATCTTGAGCCAACTGTGATCGATGAGGTCAGGACTGGTACTTACCGTCAGCTTTTCCACCCTGAGCAACTCATCAGCGGTAAAGAAGACGCAGCTAACAACTTCGCCCGTGGTCATTACACCA TTGGGAAAGAGATTGTTGATCTGTGCTTGGACCGTATCAGGAAGCTCGCTGATAACTGTACTGGTCTCCAAGGATTCCTTGTCTTCAACGCTGTTGGTGGTGGGACTGGATCTGGTCTTGGATCTCTCCTCCTTGAGAGACTTTCTGTTGACTACGGCAAAAAGTCCAAGTTGGGTTTCACAGTTTACCCATCTCCTCAGGTCTCTACCTCTGTTGTTGAGCCTTACAACAGTGTCCTCTCCACTCACTCGCTCTTGGAACACACTGATGTCTCTATCCTTCTCGACAATGAAGCTATCTACGACATCTGCAGGCGTTCCTTGAGCATTGAGAGACCAACCTACACCAACCTCAACCGTCTTGTCTCTCAG GTTATCTCTTCCTTGACTGCTTCTCTGAGGTTTGATGGTGCCTTGAACGTTGACGTCACTGAATTCCAAACCAACTTGGTCCCATACCCAAGAATCCACTTCATGCTTTCCTCCTACGCACCAGTCATCTCTGCAGAGAAAGCCTTCCACGAGCAACTCTCAGTTGCTGAGATCACAAACAGTGCTTTTGAGCCAGCTTCCATGATGGCCAAGTGTGACCCTCGTCACGGAAAGTACATGGCTTGCTGTTTGATGTACCGTGGTGATGTTGTCCCCAAGGACGTGAACGCAGCGGTTGGCACCATCAAGAACAAGCGCACAATCCAGTTTGTGGATTGGTGTCCCACTGGATTCAAGTGTGGTATCAACTACCAGCCACCAACTGTTGTCCCAGGAGGTGATCTTGCCAAAGTGCAGAGAGCTGTATGTATGATCTCCAACTCCACGAGTGTTGCAGAGGTGTTCTCCCGTATTGATCACAAGTTTGATCTTATGTACGCAAAACGTGCTTTCGTTCACTGGTATGTGGGTGAGGGTATGGAAGAAGGAGAATTCTCTGAGGCTCGTGAGGATCTTGCTGCGTTGGAGAAGGATTACGAAGAGGTTGGTGCTGAAGGTGGTgacgatgaggatgatgaaggaGAGGAATACTAA
- the LOC104742539 gene encoding uncharacterized protein LOC104742539, with protein MAASLEIVKFCVSSPVSISRHKTPVKLESRKRVFRLADSRTWVRLGRCVRVRSSALDGDNKSKGEEPPESLFMKELKRRGMSPTSVLQDYEVDQDEIKAGKDTGNSSKTTATTPAFDPSLLNQRERSLALNSEGLEGLIPRARVLLTIGGTFFLGFWPLIVLTLGAFSALYLYFGADFVHDGSRTPVSPPPYIDPYSLLEDERISGIDPRLN; from the exons atggcTGCTTCTCTGGAGATTGTTAAATTCTGTGTATCTTCTCCTGTTTCGATTTCCCGCCATAAGACTCCCGTTAAATTGGAATCTAGGAAAAGGGTTTTCAGATTAGCTGATTCCAGGACTTGGGTTCGTCTCGGTAGATGTGTTAGGGTTCGTTCATCTGCTCTTGACGGCGATAATAAGTCCAAAG gtGAAGAACCTCCAGAGTCTTTGTTTATGAAAGAGTTGAAGAGACGAGGTATGTCTCCTACCTCAGTGCTTCAAGACTATGAAGTGGACCAAGATGAGATCAAAGCCGGTAAAGATACTGGAAACAGCTCTAAAACGACTGCAACTACTCCAGCGTTTGATCCAAGCTTGCtaaaccagagagagagatcattgGCTTTAAACAGCGAAGGCCTTGAG GGATTGATTCCGCGGGCTAGAGTCTTGCTGACAATTGGAGGAACTTTCTTTTTGGGCTTTTGGCCATTGATAGTCTTGACTCTTGGTGCCTTCTCTGCCCTCTACCTC TACTTTGGAGCTGATTTCGTGCATGACGGAAGTAGAACTCCGGTCTCACCACCACCGTACATTGATCCATATTCTCTACTGGAAGATGAGAGGATATCAGGGATTGATCCTCGTCTAAATTAG